The genomic segment AGATTTGATCTTTTGATAGGCCTATTAACAAAGGAGATTGAATGTTGCACCAAAAGAACTGCCGCATTCTAACTAAAGATGCAATTTTACATTCCCTGCTTACAAAAAACCAGTCGCTCCTAGGAAAAGGCAATCACGAAAACTTTGGAATAATGGAAGAAGCGATCCCAAAAGCCTAGTGTACAGGTGCATGTCTGTGATACCCAGAATTCTCGTGGCTAAAGCCGCGAGTGGCACGGTAATTCACTGgttagaacactggctgctcttcaagaggacctgggttcaactcccatcACTCATATGGCAACTCTCTTTAGGcctctggcaccaggcatgcatgtagtacagagacatacatgcaaacaaaacactcatacaaataactatttaaaaataaatttttaaaaataggaagatTTGCCGgttggtggtggtacacgcctttaatcccagcatttgggaggcagggacagacagatctctgaggtcaaggccagcctggtctacagagcaagttccaggacagccagggccacacagagaaaccctatcttgaaacccCCACccgaaacaaagaaataaataaactgcgCCTGGCTAGAtggtggtagcccacacctttaatcccagtctgctctccaaaacattaaaaactggCCAGTGCTTGTAATCCCACCACAGGGAAGGCAAAATCAGGATGAGCCCTGGGGGCTTGCCAACCAGCCCATCTACCTGAATCAACTGATCTCAATATTATGTGATTTTTGACAGCTCCCCAGGAAAACACTAAAAACTGGCCTTCACAAGCACATATAATGCATGTacaactcacacagacacacacacacacaccacacactgcggcaagaggatcaggaaacTAAGCCACCACTCTAAAGACttgagaaataaaagcaaaccgGGCGGAGGGTGGCTCATACCTTAAATcccacattcaggaggcagaggcaggatctatgtgagtttgaggccagcctggtctacagggttccaggacaggctccaactacagagaaactctatctcaaaaaactaaaggaattaaagaaaagcaaaatatacaCTTAATGGAAGAAAACGGTGAAAATGTGGAGTGTTTCATGACTTTTCACTTGGGTTCAGTGACTGCTATCCCTTCTCtgctggttttttctttttatctaaacaAAGtagttaataaaaatcaattactgTATGAGGAGAAATAAattgggagggggaagaggagggaaggtgtagcattattaataaaaacccagagacagaaattaggggTTCAACCTgcagatcagaaaagcaaaacagccagctattggctcttacctctacttcagtccgaaatggcgatcctgcctccacgaATCTCCGAACGAGACACTGTGTGAGCTCTGtcttctcccatcttatattcctctctagtgctaggattaaaggcgtgcaccactactgtccaGTTTCAATGGTAAACTaacgtggctactgggattaaaggtgtagttttactctctgaacttcagacaggctttattttctatttatttattgatttttctagacagggtttctctgtagctttggagcctgtcctggaactagctcttgtagaccaggttggcctcaaactaacagagatctacctgcctctgcctcccaaatgctgggattaaaggtgtatgccaccaccatgcagccaagctttatttattaaaatacaaatgaaatctctACAGGGAGGaactagaaggagaggagggaggggaaacttcgagatgtaaaaacaataaataaacaaaaaataaccaaTTACTGTATACCTGATGATTCTCTCAACCCACTAACCAGAAACTACTCTTGAACTCCTTTGAACAATGTACTTACTACCTAAAAGACATTCACATTCTAATACTCCCCCAGGTATATACCCAGAATGAATATCATTGGTTGCTAATCAATGGAGACTCCAAGTTCAACCCGAATACTTAGTAGTTCACTGTGGTGATCTGAAATGAGaatggaccccataggctcatgtatatGAATACTTTGTCCCAGGTCCAGGGAATCCAaaatcctcttctgacttcagcaGGTATGAAGCATGCACAtagcacaaatatatacatgcaggcaacactcatacacacaaaaataaaataaacctttaacaaAAAATAAGGCCTACTGATCttacctaaaaacaaaaacaagggctggtgagatggctcagtgtatacTTACCCATGCaaacctggagacctgagttcagcccctgGAACTTCGTAATaactaaattttgttttgttttgttttctcaagacacatttctcagtaactatggagccaatcctggaactcactttgtagaccaggctggcctcaaactaacagagatctgcctgcctctgccttccaagtgcttggattaaaggcgtgtgccaccactgcccagcataactaaaatattttagagCCCACCaaacttccttctccctttcaccTCCCACTTCCACTGCTCCAGTTCTGACTGTATATCCTATTCCTCATCAAGTGGCTCTGACACCCAGAGCTTCATCCAGACACATCCTCTTACCCACTTTCATTCAaacagtcctcaggaagagctcTTAGCAAAACTCGGCTTTTAGACCTGGCCTGaacttgactttctttgctttctttttttgttacggttgtttgttttgctttttgagaccgggtttctctgtgtagccctggcggtcctggaactcaccctgaagaccagggtggccttgaactcagaactgcccgcctctgcttcccaagtcctgggacaaAAGGTGTGCGCTGTTACCACCTGACCTAAGCCTGAATTTCCTTCCCTGGACTCTATATACTTAGCCAAGCAAAATTAAATATGGTCTCTGGAAACAAACAACTTTCCTCCTGTTTGCCTTTGCTACTCCAAGCCACTTTCTACCTCTGTATGTCCATCTTTCTCCTAGTCAGACTCCCCTGCCTGATCCAGGTACTTatgcactttctttcttttttggaaggTGGGAAGAGAGGCATTATTGGGCACTGGACCTAGTGCCTTGTGCATTCAAAGGCAAACATTCCATGAGTATATATCCCTagtcctctttgttttctgagacagggtctcactacattgTCCATGGTAGTTTTCAATTCATCATTTCAACTAGCCCAGGCCAGCAGTGAACCTTCTATCAGACTCCTAAGTAGCTGAGGTTACAGGCCTGTAGCACCTGGTTCTGGCTTTAGGCCATCTCAGTGGTACCAAGTACCTCTGTTCACATTCCTCTACAATACTGATCACAACATAAACATACCATAATTGCTTTCATGTGATTTTTCACTGCATAATTCAGGGAGGGTAGGGACACtatttcactctgtagaccagactcgCCTTGACACCTTGGAAATCTGATGCCatagctttctgagtgctgtgattacaggtgtgagccagaaCACCTGATTTacatttgttttaagatttattactccaaagctatagagaaaccctgtcttgaaaatctgaaaaaaaaaaatttattacatttattgtgtgtgtgcgtgcacatgtgccaGTCAGCAGACAACTGCTAATAGTTGGTTCTCTTTCCACCACGTAGCTCCAGATATCATATCAAgatcaggtcatcaggtttggtgcaagtgcctttacctactgaaccaccttgctggccctggtttttgttgagacaggatctcatatagctcaggctgatctcaaactcagtatgtagccaagaatgactgtTTCTATGTACTACCTCACCCAATTTATGCAATCcaggggattaaacccagggctctgggcatgcaaggcaagcactctaccaccagACATATCACTAGCCcacattaaactttttttttttttttttttttttgaagacaaggtttcaATATGCAAACCAAGCTGGTATCTGCCTCCAAGTGCTCTCACTTACCTTACTGTCACTACATCTAGAAACCAAGTAAGGCAATTAATTTTATCACTATTAGACAATAACAGGCTCTTTCAGTCAGTGGTCACATTGAAGGGGCAAAATAATAATAGGCTTGCTAACATCCAAGGTTAAACATTTCACACAGCTGCCAAGTGAGAGGAAGATGACTATGGAGCCCTAAAGTCACTTTGCGTCTCCAGCTAAGTTACTGGAATACTCCTGAGTTACTgggaggctgggagatggctcagtggttaaaagcactggctgctcttccagatgtcctgggttttattcccagcacccacaaggtagctcataaccatctgtaactctagtcttgggagagctgatgccctctgTGGCCACTTTACACACATCTAAACACAACACCCCTACATACCTTCTCCAAAGAGTGGAAGGGGTGGCATGGGGGGAAAGgtagagggaactgggattggtatgtaaaatgaaagatgatagtttttttaaaaaaaaaaaagaaagaaagaaagaaagaaagaaatcaggccaagtatgatggtgcacaccttaataCCAGAACTTGAGAGACAAGCAGATGATCTCTGAGagtataaggccagcctggtctatattcCAGGACAGGACTATTGCCccaataaaccataaaaaaagaaagttaaaaatggtaggctttttttgtttgttttaaaaccaAGGGGGCCTTAAGCATCAAATCCCAGAGACATATTACCATAGTGACTAAGGCATTAGATATATTTCAGATCCCAAACCTGGTCTCTACCTCTCATGTGACCGTGAGCAAGTTATCAACCTCTCAGGAAGATATAGGTCTATACTCACCCTCTGAAATTGCtgcagtctcagaaacaaacaacagttATTCTCCCAACATTTATAGCACCTATTTAGTACCAGCTACTATTCGGAGATTAATTCAAGGTAAGTGCTAGGTAAACATTACCTATGACTATATGCTACTACCACTGCCAGGCcagacacacacatccacagggGACCAGGTGAACGCTACCTATCAATAGTAACAACTTCCCCAGGAAGAGGCTACCTCTTTTTCCTATGGCTCCAATTGGCCAGTCAAAGTCAAGCTTTCAAATTTCTACAACAGCCCAGAGATCCTAGCATGACCAGATCACTCAAGCAGCAGCCTTCTAAGAGGAACACAGAACGAATCATAGGGGATAAAAACATCCTTCTTGGCACACACATCAAGAGAGAAAAGAGTGGGGCTGTGCATTCTCAGGCACCTTTAGcccaaagacagaaaaagatggGCTTGAAGGGAGGAGTGCACAAAATACTAAGTCCTTTAAAGGCTGGCAGTGAGAGtttacacacaaaaacaaacagatggaTCTTCTAGGAGATTCGTTAAAGTTGGATGTGGTAATGTACagtctgtaatcttagcatcCTCAGAGATGAAGGCAGACCCAAACTAAAAGATTAAAAGACGGCACTTGGATGCAAAGGTGGGCAATTcccttgagtttgaggcaagtGTTGTCTAcataggaaacaaaataaaaatacatcaaatCTATCAACTTCTTAGGGACTTAGTTTCTTTTATGCTCGGTGTTACTGTGAACAATGCTTTCTCATATCCTCTCCACTCTCTGGTCTAACTCCAGGTCATGACACCCAATAAACAGACAGTGACCTTGGGGATAAAGGTCTTTATTCAACAAAGTTATCTTACTTAGTAACAAAACAACAAGAGGTAACAATTTCCCCAAAGATCTGGAACAGTATCCACCCCTAGCAGGCAGCATGGCCTCCTAAAAATCAGTTACAGCCCAGGGTCTCTAGTGGCCACTTAAAGGTCATAGTTGGGGTTCTTCCGGAGGATAACAAAACCTTCCAGAATGGGGGTAACAGGAAGAAACTCCTCAGTGGCCAATTCTGCCCGTTCCCCATGGGCCAACAACACTGGCGTTGTGTGTGTCTGGAACCCTGTGATCGTTTTAGGCTTTCCAGCCTGGCCCACCACATCCACTGCCTGTGggataagaaaattgaaataaaggaTTTCCAGAAGGGAGAGAAACAATATCCCCAACTCCCCTCACTGTCCACACCAGCACGTCAAAAAGGATTGTACGTATATTGTCCAACTTCTATGGTATACCGAGCCCTCCTTTTTCTACCCAGTTCCTCACCTGACCCACACGGACAGAAACTGGCAATGGTCGCAGCTCCTCATCAAATGTAACCAGCATTCGGGGCTGCATGGCAGCCACCAGCCCATATAATACATAGTGTGATTTGCCTAGAATGACTGAGGAAAGGAAGCACAAAGAATAATGACTTGTAGACACTAGGGCAAGCCTGGCCTGAACTTTAGGAATCTATCCCAGCCCTGACCCACTCACCTACTAAGACAAAATTCTGTTCTTTGTACGCTACACCACATCCCTAGCCCAAGATGCTTCTACCCTTCCTTGCTCACATCCCTAAGCCTGAAAATCACTTTTCCTAGTCACTTAGGCACAGATTCCTCTTGAAATCTTTTGGGTCAGATCATACGTGTGAGAAGTTAAAGTCTCAGGAGGCCTCCCACAAGCTCAATGAACCTAGAAAAACAGAGCTAACTTGGCATCTTGATCCTGACTGCCATGGTGGCCCTGCTAAGGACACAAGGCACATGTGCAGCAGGAACAGGAACTCACTGTTTCGGACATCCAAGAAGGAAACAAGCACAGTGAGCAGACCGGCCACAGCTACTTGACTCATGAGCTGCCGATCACTGTGGTAGGGGCAAAGGGTCAGTGTGCCCTTCCCTAAATGTGTCAGACCctgcaaaacaaacagaaattgaGAAGTCAaagcttagaaaaaaatattcccttCCCTCCCAGGCCGTCCACGTCCGAACAGGTACTGCTGCTGCCACACTAGAAAAAGAAGACTCCTATTCTTTACCTGTGCCAAGCGCACCATGAAGAGGTTATTGGGGTCCTTGGCATGATACTGGGCTAACTGGCGCAACATTGCAGCCAGACGAGCATTATTGGTACCTAGAAAAAGGAAGTATTACAAAAACTTACAAAAAGAACCTTCAATCTTTCAGTCTGTTCAAGATTTTCCTGTACTTACCACTGCCCACCATGCCCATGGCAAAAATGGAGTTATAGGAAACTTCTGGATCAGCATCATGAGAGAATTTGCTTAGAGTATCCAGGATGTTGAGTCGAGGATTTGAAACAGAGATTAGTGCCAGTGCTAAAGGCACAGCACGGCGGAGGGTGGGCTCCCCATACCTCAGCTggtgaagagaaacaaaatagcGGTATCAGAGAACAGGGTAACTCCGTGAGTAAAACTGTCTGCGCGAAGACCTGAGGCTGAATGCCTAGGACCAATAGAAAAGGCAGACTAGCAGTGCAGACATCCACAGACCCAATGTTATCAGGAAGAGGTGTGCAGACAGAGCAGCTCTGGAAGCTCTtggaccagctagcctggtgtactcAGAGGAGAAATGTATGagactgtgatggtttgaacaGAAATGGTccttataggctcatatatttgagtggcTGGTCATTAGGAAGTGGCAATAGTAGacagattaggaggtgtggccttgttagagtaggtgtggctttgttggaagaaatgtgtcactgggggtgggatttgtagtttcaaaagcccaagtcaggTCCAgagtctctctgcctgctgcctatggatccagttgtagaactctcagctattctctaagttctcaacctgtgggctgcaaTCCCTATGAggctgaatgaccctttcacagggtcacctaagCCCACTGAaaaacagatgtttacattacactTCATAACAGTGGGCAAAATTAGTTAacaagtagcaacaaaaaatcattttttatatcTGGGGTTACCATAACATGAGGATTgtagcattaggaatgttgagaaccactgtttaacaccatgtctgcctgtgctgccatgcttcccaccatgctaATAATGGACTACTAACCCTcggaactgtaagcaagacccacttaaatgctttcctttgtaagagttgccatggtcatggtgtctcttcacaggaaaaCACGGACTaaagacagaaaccctgtcttagacaAGGTCTAGGCACCTCTTGGCATTTACATATGTGTGGCAAACCAAGTTCAATTACAGAAACAGGCTAATGGATCAAAAGGGACTTGCTTCTCCACCAATCTCCACCAAGGAACTCTAAACCACCAAAGTTAGAATTAGCCAGGGATAAGGTGTGCCGTGGTGGTGACTCAGACATCATGTATGCTTAAGGCCTTGGGTTTAATCCCAagtaatgcatgcacacaccatattCTAGTGTACTCTGTGCTACTCACCAAGTGACCAAAGGTTCGTAGTGCCATCTCTGCACCGATCTCTTCCCCCATAGCAATAAGTGCAATCCCCAAAACAGCTACTCCCTGCAATTCCAGAGGCACAAAAGCCCAGTAAGTTCCAGGAACAAAAACCAAGTCACCAAACTTGACCCATGGCTCATCTAGGAAGAGCTATGCTGTAAGGAACACCTTGCCCTTCATGGACAAAACTCAGTCCTGCTAGTCTGTCACGTGGCAGTACCTAGGGGAGAAAACAGAGGCCAAAACAAAGCTAACTCCACTCCACCTCCCCTATCCACGCTTCTCTTTTCTCAGAGTGCCTGCTGGTCCCACACCTGATGTGCTCCCATGTCAGCAGGGGCTTCCTTCTTGTCCttgtccttcttctccttcttgtccttgtcctcctccttgtccttggAGTCAAAGTGCTCACTACAGATGTGGAGAAGCTGCTGCACCTTCAGCACATTCCCAGAGCCTTAAATGGGGCAGCGAGTGAAGAGATAAAAATGAGAAGACAGCAAGAAAAAGTATACTCTGTAAATACaagaagcctttaaaaaaaaaatctatggagcAGTAAGATAGACAAAGGAGAAACAACCTGAGAAGAAAGGATCAAGAGAAAAGTGGAGGtgctgagaaactgaggcacacaccTGCGTAGGCACATACATCCACCAGAGTGTTCGCAAAGCTGCGGAACGGCTCCGATACGACCTCCAGTGCGGCCAGGATCGCCTCGATAGCTTCACCCTTCCCTAGAGGAGATTCAGAGAGTCCAAGGACACTGGTTTGTGTCCCACTTAGTCTGATGCATAAACCCTCCAACTGTGTCTAATTACTGTCAGACCCTTGATAACATCAACATTCCCTCACCCAGGTGATTAAGGCCCAGGCCAAGAGGAAGCCAACGAGCATAGGTATCCTTGAGCTCAGTCTCCGATTTCTCCATGATGGTCTGAAGGATGGTGGAAGTGACATCCCCATTGCAGGATCCCACAGCTATCATTCCACAAGCTAGAGCCGTCACACCCGCTACCTAGAAATAAGAAAATCAGCATTATACACAGTAAGAtgtccttttctttgtttgagacaggaactcactatgtagactagaatATCCTGGAAACTCAGAGGTCTCCCTGTATGTGCTGGATTCAAGGTATATACCACCATTCCCAACCACAATAAGTTACTAAAATGCTTGCTTATGTATCTTTATTCAAAACCCAATTCTTCTGGTCTACTGTAAGCTATTCTTCCTAACCATACTGGGtaattatttctataaaatcAGTGAATACTTACTTACATGTCAGACACTGTGCCAAGCCATTTGCAtactattttattacatttacttatttagtatTCACATACACAAAGTACATgtgtgaggtcagagaacaatttgcaagtcagttctctccttccaccatatgtcATCAGGCTTGCCTGGAATCCCAACAGCCCTAGTTTTGCATACTCTATACACTTAGTCCTTACAACTCCGTAAGATAGGTGATAGGAAAAAATGAAGCCTGAAGAGACTGAGTTAATTGTCCAGTATCTGCTGCTTGCAAGTACAAGCAGCAAGATttgatcttgaatttttttactcTAAAATCATTGGCAATCATACAATATTTATCACTAAAATGACTCTGCATAAgcaagaaaatttaaggttagcTAATGACTAGAAGTGAGAATCACTGCTGTGGCTTATATCTAGAATGTTCTCCAAACCACATGCAAGGCCTGAACCTCTTATGCGTGTAAGGTCTTGAGAAGTAGTAGAAATTATGGAGTGGGGCTCATCAGGAAGTCTTTGAAATCATTTATTCCCTTGAAGGGATAgtgaggaaaacatttaagggGAAAGGAGGACCCGGggtccttcctctgcttcctgacttacTGCCAAAGTAAACAGTTTGTTCCACCACAGGTCTTCTACCACAACGTGTTACTTTGTTATAGTAACAGAGAGTTAAGACAGCAGAGTCATCCACCCTTAACTTCATAGTTTCTCTTCCTGATAACTACGTGGTTTGACTGGGGTTTCAGAGGCTGAGGCTCAGTACAATATATAACACCAAGTTTCATTGGGGCTCTAAATTCCAGTCTGTCCTTTTCCCCATTTtttgagggagtgggggtggggtggggtaagagTAACAGGGTACTTGATACACAatttattctgtagcccaggctggcctggaactcacagaaattttcctgcctcaatctcccaagcactgagataaGAGACGTGCACCATCACACACAGCTTGAAATTGCAATTCTAAGAGATTGTACTGAGGTGTTTCCCAACCCCAACACACCTCCCTTACCTTTTTCACTAGAAAATTACTCACCTCCATGCTGGACTTGGAATCTCCCATCACGGGCAGCAGTAGTGTTAGAACGTCTTCCCGATTGGAGCCAGCATAGGCCAAACCTAGTCTACAAAATCAGGAGATAAAGTTCCCAACATATACCCAGGGACAACTGGTCACCAACACATTCACCAAGAGCCAGATGTTCAATGGCACATGGCAGTCTTTAGCAATATTTTCTCTATAGAGTATTAAGCTGAGCACTAGCAGAAAGAGAAGGTGCCTAAGAAACGTAACAATTTAAAAGTAGACAGATAtctattagatagatagatagatagatagatagatagatagatagatagataagagaaGAGCAGCAAGAAACCTTACCCAAAGATGGAACCAAGTCTCATGGTATTGCTGTTATGGAGAACATAATCTGAAAGCAGTGCCAGAGCAGGGTCACACTCATTTCGGACCCCAGAGTTCACGATACCACAGGCAAGGAGGGCTCCCGACTGCAAAAAGCAAGCACATGCTTTATTAGGGTATCTTCCCTCTTAACTACAAAGTGTGCAGCATGACCTCTCTGTGGCACCTACCTTACCTTAAGTAAAAAACGGGGCATGCCTCATGTAGTGGTTTGAATTGAGACtggtccccagaggctcatatatttgaatgcttggtccctagttggtgaaaTTATTCTGGgtaggattaggagatgtggccttgttggaggaggtgtgtcaccaggggtgggctttgagttctcaaAACCCCAGAACAGGCCCAATATCTCTCCTGCCTCCAAGGATAAGATGTAAGCTGTCAGCTATTGCTCTAGCACcgttcctgcctgcctgctgtcatatTCCCACAATGACGGTAATCGACTGACcctctgaagctataagcaaGCACCCAACTAAATACTTTCttcgattctttttttttgtttgctttgttttttgtttcgttttgtttttagagacagggtttctccgtgtagccttggctgtcctgaaatctATTCTGTAGAaaagactggtctcgaactcacagagatctgccttgcctgcctctgccttctgagtactgggattaaaggcatgtaccactaccacccagctaaaataCATTCTTTGTAAGTTaatcttggtcatggtgtctcttcccagatATAGAACACCTCATCAATAAAAAGGAGGCACTAGGACATGAGAAGAAAAAGTCCCCAATGAATAAATTTTGAGCAGACTAACCTTGATATAGTCCTCAGAGGAGTACAGGTACTTGTCAATCTGGGTGAGGCCACCATCCACATCCCACAGCAGAATCATGCCAAGGGACGCAGCAGCACTTAACATCCCTATGACAAGGAAAAGCATCAGCTTTAGAAGGGTGTACCCAAAGAAACAGCTACCCTAGAAACTGCTGTGGGTTCTTCTTAGTTAACACTTGACTGcatgacaaaaagagaaaattataccGTGGTCCTTGTTCTTGTACAGCCATTTGTTGCCATCATCAGTCAGCAGTTTATCTTGACCAAAGGCTGCATTCACAAAGCCATTCACAAAAGAGGAGGCCAGGTTCATCCGGGCAGAATCCACCTGAGAGCCACTGCCACCGAACCCTGTacaaggggagaaaggagaggcagtTTAGCATAGGACCTGAAAGGAACAGTTTGGTAGGCAGTcctcaattttttgttgttgttgttattgttgttttgttttgtcttttcgagacaggatttctctgagtagccctggctgaactggaatttgct from the Arvicola amphibius chromosome 10, mArvAmp1.2, whole genome shotgun sequence genome contains:
- the Psmd2 gene encoding 26S proteasome non-ATPase regulatory subunit 2, with product MEEGGRDKTPVQSQQPSATAPAGADEKSSGKERRDAGDKDKEQELSEEDKQLQDELEMLVERLGEKDTSLYRPALEELRRQIRSSTTSMTSVPKPLKFLRPHYGKLKEIYENMAPGENKCFAADIISVLAMTMSGERECLKYRLVGSQEELASWGHEYVRHLAGEVAKEWQELDDAEKAQREPLLTLVKEIVPYNMAHNAEHEACDLLMEIEQVDMLEKDIDENAYSKVCLYLTSCVNYVPEPENSALLRCALGVFRKFSRFPEALRLALMLNDMELVEDIFTSCKDVVVQKQMAFMLGRHGVFLELSEDVEEYEDLTEIMSNVQLNSNFLALARELDIMEPKVPDDIYKTHLENNRFGGSGSQVDSARMNLASSFVNGFVNAAFGQDKLLTDDGNKWLYKNKDHGMLSAAASLGMILLWDVDGGLTQIDKYLYSSEDYIKSGALLACGIVNSGVRNECDPALALLSDYVLHNSNTMRLGSIFGLGLAYAGSNREDVLTLLLPVMGDSKSSMEVAGVTALACGMIAVGSCNGDVTSTILQTIMEKSETELKDTYARWLPLGLGLNHLGKGEAIEAILAALEVVSEPFRSFANTLVDVCAYAGSGNVLKVQQLLHICSEHFDSKDKEEDKDKKEKKDKDKKEAPADMGAHQGVAVLGIALIAMGEEIGAEMALRTFGHLLRYGEPTLRRAVPLALALISVSNPRLNILDTLSKFSHDADPEVSYNSIFAMGMVGSGTNNARLAAMLRQLAQYHAKDPNNLFMVRLAQGLTHLGKGTLTLCPYHSDRQLMSQVAVAGLLTVLVSFLDVRNIILGKSHYVLYGLVAAMQPRMLVTFDEELRPLPVSVRVGQAVDVVGQAGKPKTITGFQTHTTPVLLAHGERAELATEEFLPVTPILEGFVILRKNPNYDL